The Virgibacillus siamensis sequence GATGAACGGTTTTGTCAGCGATGCAATTTTTTCAGGCGACATTTGCTTAAATGTCCGCTGATTTGGCATCAATCCCGGCAATATCACCTGAAAAATAGCCCAAAGTTCATCAATCGAGTTTTCAATCGGTGTTCCACTCAGCGCAAAACGCCTGCTTGCATCAATCTCCCGGATGGCGCGGGACGTTTTTGTTGCATAATTTTTGATATATTGTGCCTCATCCAAAATCAGCGTCTGAAACGCTTTTTCCCGATAGAGCGCAATATCTTGCCTCAATGTTGCGTAGGAAGTAATCCATACGTCCATGTAGGAAAACTCATTGATCATCTTCTCCCGTTCTTTTGGTGTTCCAGTCAATATAGCTGTTTTCAAAGTGGGAGCAAATTTCTCACATTCATTTTTCCAATTATATAAAACGGACGATGGTGCAACAATCAGATGCGGCTGATCACTTGGTTCAGACAGAATATAGGCGATGCTTTGAATTGTTTTTCCAAGTCCCATGTCATCTGCCAAAATCCCGCCCAGGTAATAGGCACTAAGTGATTTAAACCATTGATAACCGGTCATCTGATAACTTCTTAAGGTTGCCTGCAAATTTTCCGGCAATGGAAAAACCTGCTCCTCCGGTGAACGCAGTTGATGCAGCAGCTTACGAAATGCCGGATCATACGCCTTCTTCGTGTGGATCAAATCATCCACCTGTGTACCCCGGAAAACCGGCATCTGTACATTTCCATCCTGCATATCTTCTTTCTGAATATCCAGATCTTCCATGAGCTGCTTCATCGACGAAAATTCTTCACCCTCCAGCGATAGAAGGGCACCATTCTGCATCCGATAATACCGTTTTCTTTCCATAATTGCATCCAGCACCTGGTCCACTTCGGAATCATTGATACCTTCAATGTTAAAACCAATATCAAGCAGATTGGAGGAAGACTCCAGGTTTACACTCGTAGTCGGGGATGGCTGCTGATCCACAATCATATTCCGCAGATCAGATGTCAGAAACAGATCCACATATTTATCCAACAATGGAAGCATATGATACAGAAAGTCGTATAATTCATCCTCATCCGGTGAAATATATAATTTCTCACCATTGTAATGAAAATTCGCATGTTCAATCAGGTGCATAACCTGCTTTTCTTTTTCAACATCCCGAATTACGATGACATCTTCCTGATCACGTCCATTGAACGGATCAATCTGAAGATCCCCATAGTGATACTCCAGCCTGCCAATAATGGCATCATCCTTCATTTCCAAATAAAGTTTTGCTGTAAGCGGATGCTGAATGATTTCGGATGAAACACTGTCAGCTATTTGAACATCTCCAATTCGTTTCAAGGAAGGAATCACTTCCGAAATAAATGCATCTGCCTGTTTCTTCGCGATTGGCAGGTTTTTGTAAGCAGGCGGCATTGCAGTGACCTTCTCCACGATTGGAACCTGTTCCTTTGAAGGAAAATAAAAACTCCCTTCTTTAAATATAAGTTCATACAGCTTTAAATATGTCATTCGCTCCAATTCCTCAATCTTCAGCATCAGTTCACCTTCATGATCTTTCGTCAGATCAAACTGAAAAGGAAGTTCGTCCTCTACAATACGGATATCACGATACGTTTTTCTTTCACCTGTTTCGACAGTAAAATCGCGTTCCACAAGCAAGTACAGCAGCTGTTTTGCGAGCAGCGGCGGGATAACAATCGCACGCTCCGGGGAATCACGATAATGAAAAACCCGTCCGGCATAAATTTTTTCATTCCGGATGCTTTCATGCAGAAGCCCAAAAATTTCCCTGTCCGGTGCATCAATTACATGTACAGATGGATCATAGGTGAAACTTTTTGTAAAATAATGTTCCCTGCCCTCATGAACATCCTCCAGAAATTCGGCCGCGTTTTTAACAATCAAACTTCGGGAGTCGCCTGCTTTCATTTCCAGCATCAGGTGGTGATCGTACGTCCATTTGCAATAATATTCCACATGCACTTGTTTTTTG is a genomic window containing:
- a CDS encoding DEAD/DEAH box helicase yields the protein MTNFSDVNIQKLFPSVVYRRGLEYFQNGLVNNLLYDINYNVWTASVAGTEDYFVEIDTSEFDKGSINTYCDCPAYSTFGPCKHIAAVMLSIADRQTGGKQYVSRNYTASDNFMQSIASLNDYQAGNDLTYRKKQVHVEYYCKWTYDHHLMLEMKAGDSRSLIVKNAAEFLEDVHEGREHYFTKSFTYDPSVHVIDAPDREIFGLLHESIRNEKIYAGRVFHYRDSPERAIVIPPLLAKQLLYLLVERDFTVETGERKTYRDIRIVEDELPFQFDLTKDHEGELMLKIEELERMTYLKLYELIFKEGSFYFPSKEQVPIVEKVTAMPPAYKNLPIAKKQADAFISEVIPSLKRIGDVQIADSVSSEIIQHPLTAKLYLEMKDDAIIGRLEYHYGDLQIDPFNGRDQEDVIVIRDVEKEKQVMHLIEHANFHYNGEKLYISPDEDELYDFLYHMLPLLDKYVDLFLTSDLRNMIVDQQPSPTTSVNLESSSNLLDIGFNIEGINDSEVDQVLDAIMERKRYYRMQNGALLSLEGEEFSSMKQLMEDLDIQKEDMQDGNVQMPVFRGTQVDDLIHTKKAYDPAFRKLLHQLRSPEEQVFPLPENLQATLRSYQMTGYQWFKSLSAYYLGGILADDMGLGKTIQSIAYILSEPSDQPHLIVAPSSVLYNWKNECEKFAPTLKTAILTGTPKEREKMINEFSYMDVWITSYATLRQDIALYREKAFQTLILDEAQYIKNYATKTSRAIREIDASRRFALSGTPIENSIDELWAIFQVILPGLMPNQRTFKQMSPEKIASLTKPFILRRLKQDVLKELPEKIETVHVSELTKEQKNLYVGYWRELQQEAAKSMEETGFNKNRMKILAGLTRLRQICCHPSVFADNYEGESGKLNQLMDTIRNAIANGKRMLIFSQFTSMHEIIIEKLKAEGIDFFYLHGQTPSQERVHMSERFNNGEKNVFLISLKAGGTGLNLTGADTVILYDLWWNPAVEDQATGRAHRFGQKNVVQVIRLITEGTIEEKIYELQQKKRELIDQVIQPGETMLSSLSEEDVRELLNI